The following coding sequences are from one bacterium window:
- a CDS encoding NAD+ synthase: protein MRTIHCTLAQTNPIMGDLKQNASSIIARLEQARCQGSGLVVFPEMALCGYPPEDLLHQPVFLEATRHYLDSLAPATRQLTAVVGFVEKEKEKIYNAAAIFHDGEIVGSYRKVELPNYGVFDEKRYFSAGRHPLILDYHGIRTMVTICEDIWILQGEVEKFLVEQKADLILNLSASPFHTGKTHERRSMLASLAKRAQAAIAYVNLVGGQDELVFDGGSMFFDSGGTLKASAPQFVEALVSVTMEIDPKPGQADRLPAKVSVSDSENSRAGKAADSCAPVLSRIEEMTSALVLGTRDYVLKNGFKKVVLGLSGGIDSALTAAIACKALGAENVMGVTMPSEFSSFETKNDAVLAAKRLGMRLLTVPIQRILTGYQQELKEVFGPGKPGIENENLQARIRGNILMALSNRFGWLVLTTGNKSETAVGYCTLYGDMAGGFAVIKDVLKKDVYQVAKFMNETSQDDVIPQSTITRAPTAELRTGQKDEDSLPPYAILDEIVRGYVEEDLDAETMVETGLDAAIVFQTIRMIDKSEYKRRQAAPGVKITPKAFGRDRRIPITNRFDPTEPLS, encoded by the coding sequence ATGAGAACAATACACTGCACATTGGCGCAAACCAATCCAATCATGGGTGATCTTAAGCAGAATGCTTCCAGTATTATTGCCCGGCTTGAACAGGCGCGTTGCCAAGGATCCGGTCTGGTGGTTTTTCCTGAAATGGCGCTTTGCGGGTACCCGCCGGAAGATTTGCTGCATCAGCCGGTATTTTTAGAAGCAACGCGGCATTATTTAGATAGTTTGGCACCCGCGACCCGTCAACTGACAGCGGTTGTGGGATTTGTTGAAAAAGAGAAAGAGAAAATTTACAATGCTGCCGCCATTTTTCATGATGGGGAAATTGTTGGCAGCTACCGGAAGGTAGAGCTCCCCAATTACGGCGTTTTTGATGAAAAAAGGTATTTTTCAGCGGGTCGACACCCCTTGATCCTGGATTATCATGGTATACGAACCATGGTTACGATTTGTGAGGATATATGGATTTTACAAGGTGAGGTCGAAAAATTTCTCGTGGAGCAAAAAGCTGATTTGATTTTAAATTTATCTGCGTCACCCTTTCACACCGGGAAAACCCATGAGAGAAGAAGCATGCTGGCGAGTTTGGCCAAACGGGCGCAAGCCGCCATTGCTTATGTTAATTTGGTGGGTGGGCAGGATGAACTGGTTTTTGACGGCGGCAGCATGTTTTTCGATTCCGGCGGGACCTTAAAAGCCAGTGCACCTCAATTTGTGGAAGCCTTGGTATCCGTGACAATGGAAATAGATCCAAAACCGGGGCAGGCAGACCGGTTACCTGCCAAGGTGAGCGTGTCTGATTCTGAGAACAGCCGGGCCGGCAAGGCGGCCGACAGCTGTGCTCCGGTTTTATCCAGAATTGAGGAAATGACTTCGGCCCTGGTTTTGGGGACGCGTGATTATGTATTGAAAAACGGATTTAAAAAAGTAGTCTTGGGATTGAGCGGTGGTATTGATTCGGCTTTGACAGCGGCCATTGCTTGTAAGGCATTGGGCGCCGAAAATGTGATGGGTGTCACCATGCCTTCTGAGTTTTCTTCGTTTGAAACCAAGAATGATGCCGTGCTGGCAGCAAAACGGTTGGGGATGCGCTTGCTGACAGTACCGATTCAGCGGATTTTAACGGGCTACCAGCAGGAACTGAAGGAAGTCTTTGGGCCTGGAAAGCCGGGGATTGAGAATGAAAATCTTCAGGCGAGAATAAGGGGAAATATTTTAATGGCACTCTCGAACCGGTTTGGATGGCTGGTACTGACGACGGGAAATAAAAGTGAGACTGCTGTTGGGTATTGTACGCTTTATGGGGATATGGCAGGTGGTTTTGCGGTGATCAAAGATGTGCTGAAAAAAGATGTTTACCAGGTGGCAAAGTTTATGAATGAAACCAGTCAGGATGATGTAATCCCGCAAAGTACGATTACGCGTGCGCCGACTGCGGAGTTGCGTACCGGCCAAAAAGATGAGGATAGTCTGCCACCCTATGCAATCCTGGATGAAATCGTACGCGGGTATGTTGAAGAGGATTTGGATGCGGAAACCATGGTGGAAACCGGACTGGATGCAGCCATTGTATTTCAAACCATCCGCATGATTGATAAAAGCGAGTACAAGCGGCGCCAGGCTGCACCCGGGGTGAAAATTACGCCAAAAGCATTTGGACGAGATCGACGTATTCCAATCACCAATCGATTTGATCCTACTGAACCCTTGTCTTGA
- a CDS encoding tRNA-dihydrouridine synthase family protein, with protein sequence MFKLRKKTDQPLLLLAPMMDLSGWAFRELVRRAGGCHLFYSEMLNARRVPIEKDSVPLFRGFENESNLMIQLLGNQADQLTASIRRLEQSFNPLGYDLNMGCSRTAIMRHGWGAAMLQDFNATSKVLAAMRKQTLKPFTVKIRNAWSSIKEAGLFLKMIEEQGIDALIVHPRTPEKIFTRPAKWEWIAEVKAMVSIPVIGNGDILTAADAKRMLEQTQCDGIMIGRGAVANPDIFNLIHEKKPFYSSKAMIFHELIDLMGEEVSHPKRRSELKTFCEYFAEGMPVPHWFWGKIQGLRDSESIIEVATDFLMKNNF encoded by the coding sequence ATGTTTAAACTAAGAAAAAAAACAGATCAACCTTTACTTCTGTTGGCACCTATGATGGATTTATCCGGATGGGCATTTCGGGAACTCGTCCGCCGGGCAGGCGGGTGTCATCTTTTTTACTCAGAAATGCTCAATGCCCGGCGTGTTCCGATAGAAAAGGACAGCGTCCCGCTGTTTCGCGGTTTTGAGAATGAATCCAACCTGATGATTCAATTGTTAGGGAACCAGGCGGATCAACTGACGGCATCAATTAGACGACTGGAGCAATCGTTTAATCCTTTGGGGTATGATTTAAACATGGGGTGCTCGCGCACGGCGATTATGCGGCATGGATGGGGCGCAGCCATGCTTCAGGATTTCAATGCGACCTCCAAAGTGTTGGCTGCCATGCGCAAGCAGACGCTGAAACCCTTCACAGTTAAAATTAGAAATGCATGGTCAAGCATCAAAGAAGCGGGACTGTTTTTAAAAATGATTGAGGAGCAGGGTATTGATGCTCTGATTGTGCATCCGCGTACACCGGAAAAAATATTTACCCGGCCTGCCAAGTGGGAATGGATCGCAGAGGTAAAAGCCATGGTAAGTATTCCTGTGATTGGGAATGGTGATATTCTTACTGCGGCAGATGCAAAGAGGATGCTGGAGCAAACTCAGTGTGACGGCATTATGATTGGCAGGGGTGCGGTTGCAAATCCGGATATTTTTAATCTGATCCATGAAAAAAAGCCTTTTTATTCAAGTAAAGCCATGATATTTCACGAACTGATTGACCTGATGGGGGAAGAAGTATCTCATCCCAAAAGAAGATCGGAATTAAAGACTTTTTGTGAGTATTTTGCAGAAGGAATGCCGGTTCCGCACTGGTTTTGGGGTAAAATACAGGGTTTGCGGGATTCAGAGAGTATTATTGAAGTTGCCACCGATTTCCTCATGAAAAATAACTTTTAG
- a CDS encoding TetR/AcrR family transcriptional regulator, translated as MVQEAGKKIAVTEEEKEMQKQKIIFAAVKVFGSNGYHRSTITQIAQAADMGRGTLYWYFKSKEELFKAIISQIHTDWVEQLEAEVGKSGTLHEKLRSIIYNWLEKVVHHQELYNIFYSVIGETQGDFAEEMHAAVGSLYKSTICILEKLFNQTVQAKLMRPADTHRLARLLVGFIDGMIMQHIFVEPVNPHAMTEVVMNLLFKGLRPEQTVSRDEENPKEASNNV; from the coding sequence ATGGTTCAGGAAGCAGGAAAAAAGATCGCTGTTACTGAGGAAGAGAAGGAAATGCAAAAGCAAAAAATCATTTTTGCCGCAGTTAAAGTTTTCGGTAGCAATGGATACCATAGGAGTACAATCACTCAAATTGCCCAGGCAGCGGATATGGGGCGCGGAACACTTTATTGGTATTTTAAAAGCAAGGAAGAATTATTTAAGGCAATTATTTCTCAGATTCACACTGACTGGGTTGAGCAACTTGAAGCAGAGGTTGGAAAATCCGGTACGCTGCATGAAAAATTACGCAGTATCATTTATAATTGGCTGGAAAAAGTTGTGCATCACCAGGAGCTGTACAATATTTTTTATTCTGTAATCGGCGAGACCCAAGGGGATTTTGCAGAAGAAATGCATGCGGCTGTCGGTTCGCTGTATAAATCCACTATATGTATTTTAGAGAAATTGTTTAATCAGACGGTGCAAGCTAAGCTGATGCGTCCGGCAGATACCCATCGTTTGGCAAGATTATTGGTGGGATTTATTGACGGGATGATTATGCAGCATATTTTTGTGGAACCGGTTAATCCTCATGCCATGACAGAGGTGGTGATGAATCTTCTGTTCAAGGGATTGCGTCCTGAACAGACCGTGTCCAGGGACGAGGAAAATCCGAAGGAGGCGAGCAATAATGTTTAA
- a CDS encoding MMPL family transporter encodes MFKRLYSKFVDFSVAKPWWIIGGAFLLTLFFIWQAGQLKLAMTWMDMMPQKEAFVKEYRHLVKTFGTTDMIMVVVEAPTEEDVIAMTEETAARLKTLGKWVKRIDYTVDLDFIRKHGLMLSKAKDLKRMQSMLADPNLLPWLTALNDDFEREYIEDSGNMKKDEAQIASQINALGVLADTLSRLSNTGNVLDGDMEMLVERLTIGEKYFLSSDRKMAMLIIAPTFTADDTDLAYAGVLDMQAVIDTLKQENAGIWIGLTGMSVIMKDEMKTAQEDSMILTLGALLIITALFIITFRMWTAPLLAMLILVIGIIWDYGLAGLLIGKLTMFSAMSAVLLIGLGVDYLMHFLSSFFEARVEGKGAHAAIMYVYRTSGRGIVLGAITTSLVFFSMILSDFPAMVEFGVTMGLGILACMFVTLVLLPAIMVLRERHLQKKVARGKNVTPFSAQFTFLNQSAAVAYNRPWRTIIVVLIATALMLWGVSKLKFDHNFLNVEAKGLESVELYDIMEERFDLSADALMFTTDSLEAAEKKMYALDDLTTVGQADSLARYLPSEKSQSQRKPYVDSIYNTVKQTNYAVRMNTMEFAKQIERLSDNIVEIGQLAYLSGLTKVTKQCDFITGLDTEGNQKNINRLKKAAKNIRQVDKQNLSGLSQSFFKHMKNTITSMANSNSISLEEIRPDTRDRFLSSDEKLYAVQAYSRKNVYKHMNDTSFIDDVQLIAPQATGMPTIFKELIAISSEKGKMALIIASIVIVVLLLITFRSVEHTLLALIPVVFGYIFMFGTMGWIGMPLSIVSVMMLPLIVGIGIDDGIHLVNRYRIEGPGSQPVVVASTGKAIFLTTATTMLGFGSLITAKYQGFGHMGWITVFGVSWCFIISITLIPAILKLIERRKRS; translated from the coding sequence ATGTTTAAAAGACTATACTCAAAATTTGTGGATTTTTCAGTGGCCAAACCCTGGTGGATCATTGGTGGTGCATTTTTATTGACACTGTTTTTTATATGGCAGGCCGGCCAATTGAAACTGGCCATGACCTGGATGGATATGATGCCCCAAAAAGAAGCATTTGTGAAGGAGTACCGTCATTTGGTGAAGACCTTTGGTACCACGGATATGATCATGGTCGTGGTTGAGGCGCCGACAGAGGAAGACGTTATCGCCATGACAGAAGAAACTGCGGCTCGTTTAAAAACGCTGGGTAAATGGGTCAAGCGAATTGATTATACAGTGGATCTTGATTTTATCCGAAAACATGGTCTGATGCTTTCCAAGGCTAAAGATCTAAAACGCATGCAGAGTATGCTGGCCGATCCCAACCTACTTCCGTGGTTGACAGCGCTCAATGATGATTTTGAGCGGGAATATATCGAGGATTCCGGGAATATGAAAAAGGATGAAGCACAGATTGCTTCACAGATCAATGCTCTGGGTGTTTTGGCAGATACACTCTCGCGTTTATCCAACACGGGAAACGTTTTAGATGGCGACATGGAAATGCTGGTAGAACGTCTCACGATTGGGGAGAAATATTTTTTATCATCTGATCGCAAAATGGCGATGTTAATTATTGCGCCGACTTTTACCGCAGATGATACCGACCTCGCCTATGCGGGTGTGTTGGATATGCAGGCAGTGATTGATACCCTCAAGCAGGAAAATGCCGGGATATGGATTGGGCTGACCGGTATGAGTGTGATCATGAAAGATGAAATGAAAACCGCGCAGGAAGACAGCATGATCTTAACTTTAGGGGCATTGTTGATTATCACAGCTTTGTTTATCATCACATTTCGCATGTGGACCGCACCGCTTTTAGCCATGCTTATTTTGGTCATCGGCATTATCTGGGATTATGGTCTGGCAGGTCTGTTGATTGGGAAACTTACGATGTTTAGCGCGATGAGCGCTGTTTTGTTAATTGGACTAGGTGTGGATTATCTTATGCATTTTCTGAGCAGCTTTTTTGAAGCGCGGGTGGAAGGCAAGGGTGCGCATGCCGCCATTATGTATGTTTATCGTACCAGTGGCCGGGGTATCGTGCTGGGTGCCATCACGACATCCCTGGTTTTTTTCTCCATGATATTATCTGATTTTCCTGCCATGGTAGAGTTTGGCGTGACTATGGGACTGGGTATTTTGGCCTGTATGTTTGTGACCCTGGTCCTTTTACCCGCGATTATGGTTTTACGGGAACGGCATTTACAAAAAAAAGTTGCTCGCGGGAAAAATGTCACACCTTTTTCCGCTCAATTCACGTTTCTCAACCAGAGTGCTGCAGTGGCATACAATCGTCCCTGGAGAACCATCATCGTGGTGTTGATAGCCACCGCTTTGATGCTGTGGGGAGTGAGCAAGCTCAAGTTTGATCATAATTTTTTGAACGTTGAGGCCAAAGGACTCGAGTCGGTTGAACTTTATGATATCATGGAGGAACGCTTTGATCTTTCCGCAGATGCATTGATGTTTACAACCGATTCATTGGAAGCCGCAGAAAAGAAAATGTATGCCTTGGATGACCTGACTACGGTGGGTCAGGCAGATTCTCTGGCCCGCTATTTGCCCTCAGAAAAATCGCAATCACAGCGGAAACCGTATGTGGACAGTATTTACAATACGGTCAAGCAAACAAACTATGCTGTCCGGATGAATACTATGGAATTCGCCAAGCAGATCGAGCGTCTCTCCGATAATATTGTTGAGATCGGGCAGTTGGCCTATTTGAGTGGGCTTACCAAGGTCACGAAGCAATGTGATTTCATTACAGGGTTGGATACTGAAGGAAATCAGAAAAACATAAATCGACTCAAAAAAGCTGCGAAAAATATCCGCCAAGTGGATAAACAAAATCTATCCGGGTTATCTCAAAGTTTTTTTAAGCACATGAAAAATACGATTACTTCTATGGCGAATTCCAATTCCATATCATTGGAAGAAATCCGCCCGGATACCCGGGATCGTTTTTTGAGCAGTGATGAGAAATTGTATGCTGTTCAGGCGTATTCCAGGAAAAATGTCTATAAGCATATGAATGATACCAGTTTTATTGATGATGTTCAGTTGATTGCGCCTCAGGCTACCGGGATGCCAACGATATTTAAGGAATTGATTGCCATTTCAAGTGAGAAAGGTAAAATGGCGCTTATCATCGCATCCATAGTGATTGTTGTCCTGTTATTGATTACGTTTAGGAGTGTTGAGCATACACTATTGGCATTGATTCCTGTGGTTTTTGGTTACATATTTATGTTTGGTACGATGGGATGGATCGGTATGCCGCTTTCGATTGTGAGTGTCATGATGCTCCCGTTGATTGTAGGGATCGGTATTGATGATGGTATTCATCTGGTGAATCGTTATCGGATCGAGGGGCCGGGCAGCCAGCCGGTTGTAGTCGCATCGACCGGTAAGGCGATTTTTTTAACCACTGCCACAACCATGCTGGGTTTTGGATCTTTAATCACTGCCAAATACCAAGGATTTGGGCACATGGGATGGATTACCGTTTTTGGGGTGAGCTGGTGTTTTATTATTTCGATCACTCTGATTCCGGCAATTTTAAAATTAATCGAGAGGCGGAAAAGATCATGA
- a CDS encoding outer membrane lipoprotein-sorting protein, with translation MKINNVLLILFAAFFVRTGLKPVLAKPGVDADLKNGLTAEKILDKADAVAKSDSSKGIMETIIITTSGAERTLVSEAFSKDGQDKQLTRYIKPARVKGESMLMLNDGNDIWYYSPRTDRVRKIASHAKKKKVMGSDFTYEDMASGTMARKYTGELLGIVKQAKKKCFHLELIPTPAGPSYAKIQTWIDQATFVMLRVDYWDKGEKPFKRLILSEVKNIDGHLTPMRYAMTNLKENSETVMKILEIEYDLELRDALFTERNLKKR, from the coding sequence ATGAAAATAAATAATGTTTTGCTTATCCTGTTCGCGGCTTTTTTTGTAAGGACGGGTTTGAAACCCGTCCTTGCAAAGCCGGGAGTTGATGCAGATTTGAAAAATGGCCTGACAGCAGAAAAAATTCTTGATAAAGCGGATGCCGTGGCCAAGAGTGATTCGAGCAAAGGAATTATGGAGACCATTATTATCACGACAAGTGGTGCGGAACGCACGTTGGTTTCGGAAGCCTTCTCAAAAGATGGCCAGGACAAACAATTGACCCGTTATATCAAACCCGCACGCGTGAAAGGTGAATCCATGCTCATGCTCAATGATGGTAATGACATCTGGTATTATTCGCCGCGCACAGACCGGGTGCGTAAAATTGCCTCGCATGCCAAAAAGAAAAAAGTGATGGGTTCGGATTTTACTTACGAAGATATGGCCAGCGGGACAATGGCGAGGAAATACACCGGGGAATTGCTGGGTATTGTTAAACAAGCAAAAAAGAAATGTTTTCACTTAGAACTGATTCCCACGCCGGCGGGGCCGTCTTACGCAAAAATTCAAACCTGGATTGATCAAGCGACATTTGTGATGTTGCGGGTTGACTATTGGGACAAAGGTGAGAAACCCTTCAAACGTCTTATTTTAAGCGAGGTTAAAAATATTGACGGACATCTAACCCCGATGCGCTATGCGATGACAAATTTAAAAGAAAATTCAGAGACCGTGATGAAGATACTTGAAATTGAATATGATCTTGAATTAAGAGATGCATTATTTACAGAACGGAATTTGAAAAAAAGGTAA